From a region of the Aeoliella mucimassa genome:
- a CDS encoding DUF4416 family protein translates to MGSLNPPRPVLRLVPMVSRYDDALAWARERVQQQWGELALVSPAFVFNDTDYYDDEMGTELKKQFVVTTPLMDPATLPEVKCTTNLWETEYAQASGHPERRPLNLDPGYIAEAKLVLASTKNHSHRIYLSRGIYAEITLGYGRSTGWKALPWTYPDYQRDDFQQFFTECRMLLRKLLRERPPGEEIPIV, encoded by the coding sequence ATGGGTTCTCTCAATCCCCCCCGACCTGTGTTGCGGCTCGTGCCGATGGTGAGTCGGTACGACGACGCCCTTGCCTGGGCTCGCGAGCGGGTGCAGCAACAGTGGGGAGAGCTGGCCCTGGTGAGCCCTGCGTTCGTGTTTAACGATACCGACTACTACGACGACGAAATGGGCACCGAGCTCAAGAAGCAGTTCGTCGTGACCACCCCGCTGATGGACCCCGCGACACTGCCCGAGGTAAAGTGCACCACCAACCTGTGGGAAACCGAGTACGCCCAGGCGTCTGGTCACCCGGAGCGGCGTCCCCTGAATCTCGATCCGGGCTACATTGCCGAAGCGAAGCTAGTGCTCGCGTCGACGAAGAACCACTCGCACCGTATCTATCTGTCGCGGGGAATTTACGCCGAAATCACGCTAGGCTACGGCCGATCGACCGGCTGGAAGGCGTTGCCGTGGACCTATCCCGACTATCAGCGAGACGACTTTCAGCAGTTTTTTACCGAGTGCCGGATGCTACTGCGGAAACTGCTCCGCGAGCGGCCGCCGGGCGAGGAAATCCCGATTGTTTGA
- a CDS encoding type II toxin-antitoxin system HicA family toxin, translated as MSKQLPVLSSREVIKALEKSGFYTIPNRGKGSHVFLYRDDPPKGITIPNNRELKRGTLRAIIRQADLTVEEFLALL; from the coding sequence ATGAGTAAACAGCTTCCCGTTCTATCGTCTCGCGAAGTAATCAAAGCTCTTGAGAAATCGGGCTTTTATACGATTCCAAATCGAGGCAAAGGGAGTCACGTCTTTCTGTATCGCGATGATCCTCCCAAGGGGATTACGATTCCGAATAACAGGGAACTTAAGCGGGGGACGCTCCGCGCGATCATTCGTCAGGCGGATCTGACGGTGGAAGAGTTTCTCGCTTTGCTTTGA
- a CDS encoding DUF1573 domain-containing protein, with product MRALPIAVLSILFGSVLGAVSAYWSIGPQKSASDIAAIRGDINEVEASYPKISVDALHHDFGSMQRGTTRSHAYRVTNNGDAPLKLNVASTTCKCTGCDVGDGIVDPGETIDVTLEWIAKSNPGTFRQTATLDTNDPRARRIELTVEGQVTTVTGLQPEEFFFAGLHAGDEQVESVYLMGYEDENLTIESAKLADARTDEWFEVSYTKVDNDELPADNAKVGYRIDVKTIGNLPLGPLHHWVTVKTNQKENSEFQIPIQGTVRGDIEVTGPGLWNDVTSAVHFGDVQSEEGAEVKLFLTVTGGHAKETTFEVAEVDPETLEIEIGDPLILRDELVKVPLTVRIPKGLPPVIRNGSDLGEAGHVVLKTNHPINPEISFGVRFVIKRQSITK from the coding sequence ATGCGTGCATTACCGATTGCTGTTCTCTCCATTCTGTTCGGAAGTGTCCTGGGAGCGGTCTCCGCTTACTGGAGTATCGGCCCACAGAAATCAGCGAGCGACATCGCGGCCATCCGTGGCGACATCAACGAGGTCGAGGCCAGCTATCCGAAGATCTCGGTGGATGCCTTACATCATGACTTCGGCAGCATGCAGCGCGGTACCACCCGTTCTCATGCTTATCGGGTAACCAACAATGGCGACGCCCCGCTAAAGCTGAATGTCGCCAGCACCACCTGTAAGTGCACCGGTTGCGATGTCGGCGACGGCATCGTCGATCCCGGCGAGACCATCGATGTGACCCTGGAGTGGATCGCCAAGAGCAATCCCGGCACATTCCGCCAGACCGCGACGCTCGATACCAATGATCCCCGCGCCCGCCGAATCGAACTCACTGTCGAAGGCCAAGTAACCACGGTCACCGGACTGCAGCCCGAAGAGTTCTTCTTCGCAGGTCTACATGCTGGCGACGAGCAAGTCGAGTCGGTCTATCTGATGGGCTACGAGGACGAGAATCTCACGATCGAGTCGGCCAAACTCGCTGATGCTCGAACCGATGAGTGGTTCGAGGTCAGCTACACCAAAGTCGACAACGACGAGTTACCAGCCGACAACGCCAAGGTGGGCTATCGCATCGATGTAAAGACGATTGGCAACCTGCCGCTCGGCCCGCTGCATCATTGGGTGACCGTAAAGACGAATCAAAAAGAGAACAGCGAGTTCCAGATCCCGATCCAAGGTACCGTGCGCGGTGATATCGAAGTCACTGGCCCTGGGCTTTGGAACGACGTGACCAGTGCGGTCCATTTTGGCGACGTGCAAAGCGAAGAGGGCGCTGAAGTCAAACTGTTCCTCACTGTCACTGGTGGGCATGCCAAAGAAACCACGTTCGAAGTTGCGGAGGTCGATCCCGAGACGCTCGAAATCGAAATCGGCGATCCATTGATCCTGCGGGACGAACTGGTGAAGGTGCCACTCACGGTTCGTATTCCCAAAGGGCTGCCGCCGGTCATCCGCAATGGCTCCGACCTCGGCGAAGCCGGGCATGTGGTCCTCAAGACAAATCACCCCATCAATCCCGAAATTAGCTTCGGGGTCCGTTTCGTGATCAAGCGCCAGAGCATTACAAAATAA
- the rnr gene encoding ribonuclease R encodes MESDVRAAILAYTRQPAYRPVKPAVVAERLGLLEEDQVKVVRRVIKKMVKAGELEYGPSHLVMPAEEGHPARENLAPKKKPKKEDTSNQVVGTFRRVSTGEGFVRPTGTPASAGRDADIHIDKRAALDAHTGDTVRIKIDQKSGYKGKPEGRVVAVVERSTSRFVGTYFEKADMGLVEVDGKVFNRAIYVGDPGAKGVKPDDKVVIDMVRFPSHTRDGEAVIVQVLGSKGEPGVDTMSIIYEFGLPGDFSEEVIADSHAQADKFDESIGDDRRDLTGETIVTIDPATARDFDDAISLRRIDSKYGDGQHWLLGVHIADVSHFVPEKTTLDSEAYDRATSVYLPDTVIPMLPEIISNNLASLQPNKVRYAMTCEIELSPEGVPIGAEVFKSAIKSCRRFTYEEIDEYLSANKLVDRPGPEKVDHLQLAPEVDKLVGDMFELAMILRKRRFAAGALELSMPEVEIDLDDEGRMSGAHVEVNTESHQMIEEFMLAANIAVATKLRDAGLIFLRRVHGDPDSRKLKSLTNFVRELGFKVESLESRFELQRLLDEVERDPRRHAVNYAVLRSMQRATYSPEDEGHYALAADCYCHFTSPIRRYPDLTIHRLINALNSGKKPPQSMDEYFIWGDHCSEREQRATNAERELTKVKLLHFLENKIGLEMEGIITGVERFGLFVTGREIPAEGFVHISSLGDDFYKFDRDSHSIAGFQAGNTYRLGDIVRVAVANVDVEARELDFRVLGHVARSQAPPGRSSEKKSKSSKKPKDKRESRGKGKKRRR; translated from the coding sequence ATGGAATCCGATGTACGTGCAGCAATTCTCGCCTACACCCGGCAACCGGCCTATCGTCCGGTGAAACCGGCCGTGGTGGCCGAGCGTCTCGGTCTGCTGGAGGAGGACCAGGTAAAAGTGGTGCGACGGGTGATCAAGAAGATGGTCAAGGCGGGCGAGTTGGAATACGGTCCGAGCCATCTGGTGATGCCTGCCGAGGAGGGCCACCCGGCCCGTGAGAACCTGGCACCGAAGAAGAAGCCAAAGAAGGAAGATACCTCGAATCAAGTGGTGGGAACGTTCCGCCGGGTGTCGACCGGCGAGGGATTCGTCCGCCCCACCGGCACCCCCGCGAGTGCTGGGCGCGACGCCGACATCCATATCGACAAGCGGGCCGCGCTCGACGCCCACACCGGCGACACGGTGCGAATCAAGATCGACCAAAAGTCGGGCTACAAAGGCAAGCCGGAAGGTCGGGTGGTCGCAGTGGTCGAGCGATCGACCAGTCGGTTCGTCGGCACCTACTTCGAGAAGGCCGACATGGGCCTTGTGGAAGTCGATGGCAAGGTATTCAACCGCGCGATCTACGTCGGCGACCCTGGTGCCAAAGGCGTGAAGCCTGACGACAAGGTGGTGATCGACATGGTTCGCTTCCCCTCGCACACCCGTGACGGCGAAGCGGTGATCGTGCAGGTGCTCGGCAGCAAAGGCGAGCCGGGAGTCGATACGATGAGCATCATCTACGAGTTCGGCCTGCCGGGCGATTTCTCGGAAGAGGTGATTGCTGACTCGCACGCCCAGGCGGATAAGTTCGACGAGTCGATCGGCGACGACCGCCGCGACCTCACCGGCGAGACGATCGTGACCATCGATCCGGCGACCGCCCGCGACTTCGACGATGCGATCTCGCTGCGTCGGATCGACAGCAAGTATGGCGACGGGCAGCACTGGCTGCTCGGCGTGCACATCGCCGACGTCAGCCACTTTGTGCCGGAAAAGACGACGCTCGACTCCGAAGCGTACGATCGGGCAACCAGCGTGTACCTGCCTGACACCGTGATTCCGATGCTGCCAGAGATTATCTCGAACAACCTGGCGAGCTTGCAGCCGAATAAAGTTCGCTACGCGATGACGTGCGAAATCGAACTATCGCCCGAAGGAGTGCCGATCGGGGCCGAGGTGTTTAAGAGCGCGATCAAAAGCTGCCGGCGTTTTACCTACGAGGAAATCGACGAATATTTGTCGGCCAATAAGCTGGTCGACCGCCCTGGTCCGGAGAAGGTCGATCACCTGCAACTCGCGCCAGAAGTCGACAAGCTGGTTGGCGACATGTTCGAGCTGGCCATGATTCTTCGCAAGCGACGTTTCGCTGCGGGGGCACTGGAACTGTCGATGCCCGAAGTGGAAATCGACCTCGACGACGAAGGCCGCATGAGCGGCGCCCACGTCGAGGTGAACACCGAGAGCCATCAGATGATCGAAGAGTTCATGCTGGCGGCCAACATCGCAGTGGCCACCAAGCTTCGCGACGCGGGGCTGATCTTCCTGCGTCGGGTGCATGGCGATCCCGACAGTCGCAAGCTCAAATCGCTCACCAACTTCGTCCGCGAGCTAGGCTTTAAGGTCGAGAGCCTGGAGAGCCGGTTCGAACTGCAGCGTCTGCTCGACGAAGTGGAACGCGATCCGCGACGCCATGCGGTGAACTACGCGGTACTGCGGTCGATGCAGCGAGCGACCTACAGTCCCGAGGACGAAGGCCATTACGCCCTGGCGGCCGACTGCTACTGCCATTTCACGTCGCCGATTCGGCGTTATCCCGATCTCACGATCCATCGACTGATCAACGCGCTGAACTCGGGCAAGAAGCCACCGCAGAGCATGGACGAGTACTTCATCTGGGGCGACCACTGCAGCGAACGCGAGCAGCGGGCGACCAATGCGGAGCGCGAGCTGACCAAAGTGAAGCTGCTGCACTTCCTGGAGAACAAGATCGGCCTCGAGATGGAGGGCATCATCACCGGGGTCGAGCGGTTTGGGCTGTTCGTGACCGGCCGAGAGATCCCCGCCGAAGGGTTTGTGCACATCTCGTCGCTGGGGGACGATTTCTATAAATTCGATCGCGATAGTCACTCGATCGCCGGTTTCCAGGCTGGCAATACGTACCGGTTGGGCGATATCGTCCGCGTGGCGGTCGCGAACGTCGACGTAGAGGCCCGCGAGCTCGACTTCCGGGTGCTGGGACACGTCGCCCGCAGCCAGGCTCCCCCCGGCCGCAGCTCCGAAAAGAAAAGCAAGAGCAGCAAGAAACCAAAGGACAAGCGCGAGTCGCGCGGCAAAGGCAAAAAACGCCGCCGCTAG
- the gcvH gene encoding glycine cleavage system protein GcvH gives MSPEELLYAKTHEWVLLTEEDGAKVATVGLSAFAVEALTDLVFMELPKVGTAVQPQQSICEIESVKAVSDLYSPVEGEVIAVNETLPDQLEILSSDPFGAGWVCKIKLSGEAGLGDLMDYPAYQKACEEEAH, from the coding sequence ATGAGTCCCGAAGAACTGCTTTACGCCAAGACACACGAATGGGTTTTGCTGACCGAAGAAGACGGAGCCAAGGTGGCTACCGTTGGCTTGTCGGCGTTTGCGGTCGAAGCACTTACCGACCTGGTGTTCATGGAACTCCCCAAGGTGGGCACCGCGGTTCAGCCGCAGCAATCGATTTGCGAAATCGAATCGGTCAAAGCGGTGAGCGACCTCTATAGTCCTGTCGAAGGCGAAGTGATCGCCGTGAACGAAACCCTGCCCGACCAGCTCGAGATCCTAAGCAGCGATCCGTTTGGCGCCGGCTGGGTGTGCAAGATCAAGCTCAGCGGCGAAGCCGGCCTGGGCGACCTGATGGACTACCCCGCTTACCAAAAAGCGTGCGAAGAAGAAGCCCACTAG
- a CDS encoding TerC family protein, with product MEMFSIQPILDNPIQSFFTLLMLILLQAVLGFDNLLYISIESKRAPEDKQQYVRRMGIGLAIVLRIVLLFIVLGAVEALEEWDILKFDFAAIYTSGHFNFHSLVSLAGGVFILYTAVKEIHHMISIDHFEKDAEEGSRKSVGFVIFWIVLMNLVFSFDSILSAMALTHDFWIMATAIVISGVLMIVLADTVANFLKKNRLYEVLGLFILFIVGILLVSEGGEHAELVLFSYHVHAMQKSTFYFVIAVLVIIDIVQGRYQKKLQAMKQAETAHAKA from the coding sequence ATGGAAATGTTCTCGATCCAGCCGATTCTCGATAACCCGATTCAGAGCTTCTTTACCTTGCTGATGCTCATCCTGCTGCAAGCAGTGCTCGGTTTCGACAACTTGCTTTACATATCGATCGAGTCGAAACGCGCGCCCGAGGACAAGCAGCAGTACGTGAGACGGATGGGTATCGGGTTGGCGATTGTGCTACGGATTGTTTTGCTGTTTATCGTGCTCGGCGCGGTCGAGGCGCTCGAAGAGTGGGACATCTTGAAGTTCGACTTTGCCGCCATTTACACGTCGGGACATTTCAACTTCCACAGCCTGGTATCGCTGGCCGGTGGAGTCTTCATCCTGTACACCGCGGTCAAGGAGATTCACCACATGATCTCCATCGATCACTTCGAGAAGGATGCCGAAGAAGGCAGCCGCAAGAGCGTCGGCTTTGTGATCTTCTGGATCGTCCTGATGAACCTGGTGTTCTCGTTCGACTCCATTCTGTCGGCCATGGCCCTCACGCACGACTTCTGGATCATGGCCACCGCCATCGTCATTAGCGGCGTGCTGATGATCGTACTGGCCGACACCGTGGCGAACTTCCTTAAAAAGAACCGTCTGTACGAGGTACTCGGCCTGTTCATCCTGTTTATCGTCGGCATCCTCCTGGTGTCCGAAGGGGGCGAACACGCCGAGTTGGTGCTATTTAGTTACCACGTGCACGCCATGCAGAAAAGCACGTTCTACTTTGTGATCGCCGTGTTGGTGATCATCGACATCGTCCAAGGCCGTTATCAGAAGAAACTGCAGGCGATGAAGCAAGCCGAAACGGCGCACGCGAAGGCTTAA
- the proS gene encoding proline--tRNA ligase, with the protein MSAITPTRAEDYPEWYQQVIKAADLAETSDVRGCMVIKPWGYAIWENIQRRLDAMFKATGHENAYFPLFIPMSFLEKEAEHVEGFAKECAVVTHHRLEPDPEGGLRPAPGSKLEEPLIVRPTSETIIGATFARWVQSYRDLPILINQWANVVRWEMRTRMFLRTAEFLWQEGHTVHATSEEAQEETRQMLEVYADFAENTMAMPVIKGRKTAGERFPGAVDTLSIEAMMQDRKALQAGTSHFLGQNFAKAQEIKFQAESGELTYGWTTSWGVSTRLVGGLIMTHADDDGMVIPPKLAPAHVAILPIYRNDDERAEVLKYCDSLKAELEAQTFDGAPVRVKLDDRDIRGGDKKWQWVKRGVPFRAEVGPRDVKGDAVFLSRRDVDGKGKGTPRGEFVGTIASALEEMQQGLFDRAAKLRDEATCEIDTMEEFEKYFAEDAPGGLAYCHFVDGPEMEAKLKAMKLTARCIPLEGKPEKGKCIFTGGESQQRGIFARAY; encoded by the coding sequence ATGTCCGCGATAACCCCCACCCGTGCCGAAGACTATCCCGAGTGGTACCAGCAAGTGATCAAGGCCGCTGATTTGGCCGAAACGTCCGACGTGCGGGGCTGCATGGTGATCAAGCCATGGGGATACGCCATCTGGGAGAACATCCAGCGGCGGCTCGACGCCATGTTCAAGGCGACCGGGCACGAGAATGCCTATTTTCCGCTGTTTATCCCAATGAGCTTCCTTGAAAAAGAGGCCGAGCACGTCGAGGGATTCGCCAAGGAATGTGCGGTGGTTACCCATCACCGGCTGGAACCCGATCCCGAAGGCGGTTTGCGTCCCGCGCCGGGCTCGAAGCTGGAAGAGCCGCTAATCGTCCGCCCCACGAGCGAAACCATCATCGGAGCGACCTTCGCCCGCTGGGTGCAGAGCTATCGCGACCTGCCGATTCTGATCAATCAGTGGGCCAACGTGGTGCGGTGGGAGATGCGAACCCGCATGTTTCTGCGGACGGCCGAGTTCCTCTGGCAGGAGGGGCACACGGTGCACGCTACCAGCGAGGAGGCCCAAGAGGAAACCCGCCAGATGCTGGAAGTGTATGCCGACTTCGCCGAGAACACGATGGCGATGCCGGTGATCAAAGGTCGCAAGACCGCCGGCGAACGGTTTCCTGGAGCGGTCGATACCCTCAGCATCGAAGCAATGATGCAGGACCGCAAAGCCCTGCAAGCTGGCACGAGCCACTTCCTGGGGCAGAACTTCGCGAAGGCCCAGGAAATCAAGTTCCAGGCTGAGTCGGGCGAGCTGACCTACGGCTGGACCACCAGCTGGGGCGTTTCGACCCGTTTGGTCGGCGGATTGATCATGACCCACGCCGACGACGACGGCATGGTCATCCCTCCCAAGCTCGCCCCCGCCCACGTGGCGATTCTGCCGATTTACCGCAACGACGACGAACGCGCCGAGGTGCTGAAATACTGCGATTCGCTCAAGGCCGAACTCGAAGCCCAGACCTTCGACGGCGCGCCGGTACGGGTGAAGCTGGACGATCGCGATATTCGTGGCGGCGACAAGAAGTGGCAATGGGTCAAGCGAGGGGTTCCGTTCCGTGCGGAAGTCGGACCCCGCGACGTAAAGGGCGACGCGGTCTTCCTGAGCCGCCGCGATGTGGATGGCAAGGGGAAGGGAACCCCACGCGGCGAGTTCGTCGGAACGATTGCCAGCGCATTGGAAGAAATGCAGCAAGGGCTGTTCGACCGCGCGGCCAAGCTCCGCGACGAAGCCACCTGCGAAATCGATACGATGGAGGAGTTCGAAAAGTACTTTGCCGAAGACGCCCCCGGCGGGCTGGCTTATTGCCACTTTGTGGATGGCCCCGAAATGGAAGCCAAGCTCAAAGCGATGAAACTGACCGCCAGGTGCATTCCGCTCGAAGGCAAGCCAGAGAAAGGCAAGTGCATCTTCACCGGCGGCGAAAGCCAACAACGCGGCATCTTCGCTCGAGCTTATTAA
- a CDS encoding type II toxin-antitoxin system HicB family antitoxin, giving the protein MNSSTLRQVVLYPDHEDGGWVAEVPSLPGCISQGETREEALLNIRDAIDTWIDGATQVGMAIPEDGLDVQVCVVQ; this is encoded by the coding sequence ATGAATTCCTCGACGCTTCGACAAGTGGTTCTGTACCCTGACCATGAAGATGGTGGCTGGGTGGCGGAGGTTCCGAGTCTTCCCGGTTGCATATCGCAAGGGGAGACTCGTGAAGAAGCTCTGCTAAACATCCGGGACGCGATCGATACTTGGATTGACGGAGCGACTCAAGTGGGGATGGCAATTCCTGAAGATGGACTCGATGTGCAGGTCTGTGTTGTTCAGTAA
- a CDS encoding 3'-5' exoribonuclease YhaM family protein: MSRRYATQFAHNEHVQQVFLASDKNLRPNRNGNYYLQLQLADRSGSIDARLWNASERDYKDFDNGDYVMIDGSTQLFQGNMQLIINSIRRARPDEVDEGDFMVRQPAEIDQYAKRLAEILRGIKTPELRNLAECFLMDEAFMAKLTRAPAGMKNHHAYQGGLLEHVVSVMELVLLVAPRYPQLDSDKLLIGAFLHDASKVDELSYEREISYTDEGQLLGHMVMAMSLLDAKIIEAERLSGEPFPKSLAVEIKHMIISHHGEYEYGSAKLPMTLEAVALHHLDNLDAKINSFSSLIADCPNSDSNWTQYFGNLGRKLYKGAGEE, translated from the coding sequence ATGTCTCGTCGCTACGCTACGCAGTTTGCCCATAACGAACACGTCCAGCAGGTATTTCTGGCCTCCGACAAGAACCTGCGGCCCAACCGCAACGGCAACTACTACCTGCAGTTGCAACTGGCCGACCGCAGCGGCTCGATCGACGCCCGGCTGTGGAATGCCAGCGAGCGCGACTACAAGGACTTCGACAACGGCGACTACGTCATGATCGACGGCAGCACCCAGCTGTTCCAAGGCAACATGCAGTTGATCATCAACAGCATTCGCCGCGCGCGGCCCGACGAGGTGGACGAGGGCGACTTCATGGTTCGTCAGCCAGCCGAGATCGACCAGTACGCCAAACGCCTAGCCGAGATCCTGCGGGGCATCAAGACTCCTGAGCTGCGCAACCTGGCCGAGTGCTTCCTGATGGACGAAGCGTTCATGGCCAAGCTAACCCGCGCCCCGGCCGGCATGAAGAACCACCACGCCTACCAAGGGGGGTTGCTGGAACACGTCGTGAGCGTGATGGAGTTGGTGCTGCTCGTCGCCCCCCGCTACCCGCAACTCGATAGCGACAAGCTACTGATCGGCGCGTTCCTGCACGATGCCTCGAAGGTGGACGAATTGTCGTACGAGCGCGAGATCTCTTACACCGACGAAGGTCAGCTGCTAGGTCACATGGTGATGGCAATGAGCCTGCTCGATGCGAAGATCATCGAAGCCGAGCGGCTGAGCGGCGAACCCTTCCCCAAGTCGCTCGCGGTCGAGATCAAGCACATGATCATCAGCCATCATGGCGAATACGAGTATGGCAGCGCGAAGTTGCCGATGACCCTCGAAGCGGTCGCCTTGCACCACCTCGATAACCTCGACGCCAAGATTAACAGCTTTAGCAGTCTGATTGCCGATTGCCCGAACAGCGACAGCAACTGGACCCAATATTTTGGCAACCTCGGACGAAAGCTCTACAAAGGTGCCGGCGAAGAGTAG
- the gcvT gene encoding glycine cleavage system aminomethyltransferase GcvT, with protein sequence MRYYLPAPILVPDLRQGNLAMSTGSSLAQTPLHDWHATHGGRMVDFAGFSMPVQYASIVDEHNATRTRAGLFDISHMGRLAIRGPEAAKFLDAMVTRRIIDMKPGQIRYGLVCNAAGGILDDVLVYRWDGELQSMPQPPEFHMVVNASNREKILAWLKDRETEFAARVEDLTTSTAMIALQGPEAIEKADPLVFAELTSLRYYRGIASQVLGHDCYVSRTGYTGEDGCEIICPAEDALEVWQTLYDAISETGGMAVGLGARDTLRLEAGMPLYGHELSENITPWQAGLEFAVNLKDREFIGSEVLAGSMDGSRPVRVGLQMDGRRAAREGCPVMYEDEPVGTVTSGTYSPTFERPLAMAYVKPVAAAIGTPLAVDIRGTQIPATVVPLPFYERGK encoded by the coding sequence ATGCGGTATTACCTCCCCGCCCCGATTCTGGTGCCCGACCTCCGCCAAGGTAACTTAGCTATGTCGACCGGTTCTTCCCTGGCTCAGACGCCGCTCCACGATTGGCATGCCACGCATGGCGGCCGCATGGTCGACTTTGCTGGTTTCAGCATGCCGGTGCAGTATGCATCGATTGTCGACGAGCATAATGCAACCCGCACTCGAGCGGGGTTATTCGATATTTCACACATGGGCCGGCTGGCAATCCGTGGTCCCGAAGCGGCCAAGTTCCTCGATGCGATGGTGACCCGCCGGATCATCGACATGAAACCGGGCCAAATTCGCTACGGTCTGGTCTGCAACGCAGCCGGCGGTATTCTGGACGACGTGCTCGTGTATCGCTGGGATGGCGAACTGCAGTCGATGCCGCAACCGCCCGAGTTCCACATGGTGGTCAATGCGAGCAACCGCGAGAAGATTCTCGCTTGGCTCAAGGATCGCGAGACCGAGTTCGCCGCCCGGGTGGAAGACCTCACCACCTCGACCGCAATGATTGCGTTGCAGGGACCCGAAGCGATTGAGAAAGCCGACCCGCTGGTCTTCGCCGAGCTGACGTCGCTGCGTTACTATCGCGGCATCGCTAGCCAGGTGCTGGGACACGACTGCTACGTCAGCCGAACTGGCTACACCGGCGAAGATGGTTGCGAGATCATCTGCCCCGCGGAAGACGCATTGGAAGTTTGGCAGACGCTGTACGACGCGATTAGCGAAACCGGCGGCATGGCCGTTGGCCTCGGCGCCCGCGACACCTTGCGACTCGAAGCCGGCATGCCGCTTTACGGGCATGAGCTTTCAGAGAACATCACTCCCTGGCAAGCCGGGCTGGAGTTTGCGGTGAACCTGAAGGATCGCGAGTTCATCGGCAGCGAAGTGCTTGCTGGCTCGATGGATGGCTCCCGCCCCGTGCGTGTGGGCCTGCAGATGGATGGTCGCCGAGCCGCCCGCGAGGGATGCCCGGTAATGTACGAAGACGAACCGGTGGGCACGGTCACCAGTGGCACCTACTCGCCAACGTTCGAACGCCCGCTGGCCATGGCCTATGTAAAGCCGGTAGCCGCCGCGATCGGCACGCCGCTGGCGGTCGACATCCGCGGCACCCAAATCCCCGCGACCGTGGTACCACTGCCATTTTACGAACGTGGGAAGTAG